One window of the Bradyrhizobium sp. NP1 genome contains the following:
- a CDS encoding SDR family oxidoreductase, with protein sequence MKTLRGRTAFVTGAASGIGRAIALALAAEGVNLILSDRNTEGLAATERDAAALGVDVMSALCDLTRPDDITAMLDRLFSDRPLHILVNCAGIALFGQQRVMREADWRALMAVNLLAPIQITTQLMDVLARSEEAHIVNIASILGLVPWRQLAAYQASKFGLVGFTLGMRNDYHRHNFGVSAVCPGLVQTPMTDLEGAQTHGRPPRLPAWVFTTPENIAQATIRAIRYDKGLVVVPALARVVWRLNRLFPGLIRLVGREGWRSRGPILPPDNGSRG encoded by the coding sequence ATGAAAACCTTGCGCGGACGCACAGCCTTTGTCACAGGCGCGGCCTCCGGCATCGGGCGCGCCATCGCGCTCGCGCTGGCCGCCGAAGGCGTCAACCTGATTCTGTCCGATCGAAATACAGAGGGGCTCGCGGCCACCGAACGGGACGCTGCGGCGCTAGGGGTCGACGTCATGTCGGCGCTGTGCGACCTGACGCGCCCGGACGACATTACCGCAATGCTCGACCGGCTGTTTTCGGACCGGCCGCTGCATATCCTCGTCAACTGCGCCGGGATCGCTCTGTTCGGCCAGCAGCGCGTGATGCGCGAGGCGGATTGGCGCGCCCTGATGGCGGTCAACCTGCTGGCGCCGATCCAGATCACGACGCAGCTGATGGACGTCCTGGCGCGCAGCGAGGAGGCCCATATCGTCAACATCGCGAGCATTCTGGGGCTGGTGCCGTGGCGGCAGCTTGCGGCCTATCAGGCCAGCAAGTTCGGCCTGGTCGGTTTCACGCTCGGCATGCGCAACGACTATCACCGGCACAATTTCGGCGTCAGCGCCGTCTGTCCGGGCCTGGTGCAGACGCCGATGACCGATCTCGAGGGCGCCCAGACCCACGGCCGCCCGCCCAGGCTGCCGGCCTGGGTCTTCACGACCCCCGAGAACATCGCCCAGGCTACGATCCGGGCCATCCGGTACGACAAGGGACTGGTGGTCGTCCCTGCGCTGGCCCGCGTCGTCTGGCGCCTCAACCGGCTGTTCCCGGGGCTCATCCGGCTTGTGGGCCGCGAGGGCTGGCGGTCGCGCGGGCCTATCCTGCCCCCGGACAATGGCTCACGAGGCTAA
- a CDS encoding threonine aldolase family protein gives MLYTPPPRDPNAPPVRVNLLSDTQTRPTAAMREAMARADVGDEQIGDDPTVNLLCERVADLLGKEAAVFMPSGTMCNVAATLVHCRPGDEILAHETAHVIAREGGAHAALGGFQITPLKGPGGQFAPETFRAALHPRTRYQPPQTVVSVEQTANIGGGTIWKKAALDEIVKIARQHGLSTHMDGARLLNACVATGIAARDMAAGWDSAWIDFSKGLGAPIGGVIAGSSEFIDGVWQWKQRLGGSMRQAGVCAAACIFALDHHVDRLADDHANARALARGLSQISGVEVQEPETNLVFFKPDGSGVGGDRMVSELRKRGVLLAMMDGRIRACTHLDVTAAMIEETLGHVREIARGA, from the coding sequence ATGCTCTATACCCCTCCCCCGCGCGATCCGAACGCCCCGCCCGTCCGCGTCAACCTGCTATCGGACACGCAGACCCGCCCGACGGCGGCGATGCGCGAGGCAATGGCGCGCGCCGACGTCGGTGACGAGCAGATCGGCGACGATCCGACCGTCAACCTCTTGTGCGAGCGCGTCGCCGATCTCCTCGGCAAGGAAGCCGCGGTGTTCATGCCCTCGGGCACCATGTGCAACGTCGCGGCGACGCTGGTGCATTGCCGGCCCGGCGACGAGATCCTGGCGCACGAGACGGCGCATGTCATTGCACGCGAGGGCGGCGCCCATGCGGCGCTGGGCGGCTTCCAGATCACGCCGCTGAAGGGACCCGGCGGCCAGTTCGCGCCGGAGACGTTCCGCGCGGCGCTGCATCCGCGCACCCGCTACCAGCCGCCGCAGACGGTGGTCAGCGTCGAGCAGACCGCCAATATCGGCGGTGGCACGATCTGGAAAAAGGCTGCGCTCGACGAGATCGTGAAAATCGCCAGACAGCACGGCCTGTCCACCCACATGGACGGCGCACGGCTGCTCAACGCCTGCGTCGCGACGGGCATCGCCGCACGCGACATGGCCGCGGGCTGGGATTCCGCCTGGATCGACTTCTCCAAGGGCCTGGGTGCGCCGATCGGCGGCGTGATCGCGGGCTCCAGTGAATTCATCGACGGGGTGTGGCAGTGGAAGCAGCGGCTCGGCGGCTCGATGCGCCAGGCCGGCGTCTGCGCGGCCGCCTGCATTTTCGCGCTCGACCACCACGTCGATCGGCTGGCCGACGATCACGCCAATGCGCGGGCGCTGGCGCGCGGGCTGTCGCAGATCAGCGGCGTCGAGGTGCAGGAGCCCGAGACCAACCTCGTCTTCTTCAAGCCCGACGGGTCGGGCGTCGGCGGCGACAGGATGGTTTCCGAGCTGCGCAAGCGCGGCGTGCTGCTCGCGATGATGGACGGCCGCATCCGCGCCTGCACCCACCTCGATGTGACAGCCGCCATGATCGAGGAAACGCTCGGCCATGTGCGCGAGATCGCGCGCGGCGCGTAA
- the rpsD gene encoding 30S ribosomal protein S4, which produces MTKRSEAKYKIDRRMGQNIWGRPKSPVNRREYGPGQHGQRRKGKLSDFGVQLRAKQKLKGYYANISERQFHGVYVEASRLKGDTGENLVGLLERRLDSVVYRAKFVSTMFAARQFINHGHVKVNGRKVNISSYQVKVGDVVEVKDASRQLAHVLEATQLPERDVPDYLEVDHSKMTAKFGRVPGLSDVPYPVQMEPHLIVEFYSR; this is translated from the coding sequence ATGACCAAGCGCAGTGAGGCGAAATACAAGATCGATCGCCGCATGGGCCAGAACATCTGGGGCCGCCCGAAGAGCCCCGTGAACCGCAGGGAATACGGCCCGGGCCAGCACGGCCAGCGCCGCAAGGGAAAGCTCTCCGACTTCGGCGTGCAGCTCCGCGCCAAGCAGAAGCTCAAGGGCTATTACGCCAACATCAGCGAGCGCCAGTTCCACGGCGTCTATGTCGAGGCCAGCCGCCTGAAGGGCGACACCGGCGAGAACCTGGTCGGGCTTCTGGAGCGCCGGCTCGATTCGGTGGTCTATCGCGCCAAGTTCGTGTCCACGATGTTCGCTGCTCGCCAGTTCATCAACCACGGCCACGTCAAGGTGAACGGCCGCAAGGTCAATATCAGCAGCTATCAGGTCAAGGTCGGCGACGTCGTCGAGGTCAAGGATGCCTCCAGGCAGCTCGCCCATGTGCTGGAAGCGACCCAGCTTCCAGAGCGCGACGTGCCTGACTATCTCGAGGTCGATCACTCCAAGATGACGGCAAAGTTCGGCCGCGTTCCCGGCCTCTCCGACGTGCCTTATCCGGTGCAGATGGAGCCGCATCTGATCGTCGAATTCTATTCGCGCTGA